Below is a window of Quercus robur chromosome 6, dhQueRobu3.1, whole genome shotgun sequence DNA.
CAACACTATATTTAAAATTAGTATAGAATTTGATGTTTAagataaatttatacaaactggTTTAGTaactaaataatttataatttgatcattataaataaaattaaaattttctataaaaaaataataaaaataatcatgaacattaataaatatcttatttagcgtaacaaaaattttactttataaaATTAACTATATAATTATTTGTATGGGAAAAAAGCGAAAAATTAAACTTAAGTATGACAATATTAATAATTCTCCCAAAAGTAGGATAACATTTCATATATacgtgtgtgtgtgggtgtgtgaggATGAGAATCTGTGAGAAGTTCGATGTTAGAAGAACAAACCTCAAAAGGCACTAATAGCGAGCCCTTAGAAAAATATGAGCAACTCATCACAAGTTTAGGGAAACTACAATGCCCAAGTACCCCCGAGGATACTCTTATATTCTCAGGAGGATCAAGGACTAATTCTGAAGACCATCGAGCATAAACcgaggaagaggaggaagatTTGTCAGCGAgcaaagaaaggaagaatataGATAAAGCATCCATCACATCCGCATTCAATGCTCTGAACCCACTTAGCTAAtcgcattaatgagaaaatgacCCCTGAATAGTGTCATCACAGCTGACAGCCTAGTTTAGAAGTCTTCTAGTGAAgtcctgatgggacaagtatcaagggAAACAAATCTAAACCCTCTAAGTGGAAGGCTAAGATACAACTTGGGAGGCTATATAAGGCAGAAAGACCTCTGTAAAAAGGGGATGGAAAATTAGAGAAGATAAAAGTGTAACTGTAAGCCAAGAACAAGTGTAACCAATACCTCGGATCAAACCCGAGGACCATAATATTAGTCTTTCGAGGCCTTTTTTGACCAACTTTCATCTTATACTCTTATGATTAATGTTgaccctttatatatatatatatatatatatatatatatatattcatgagAATTAAGATGTTTAGGGAAATTATAATCCTCAATAATTTTGTCAAATGCATAATCAAATATTCTCAATTATTAACATTTCTCTTATTGAATTCTTAGGTAAAGAATACATCCTTAGATAGTTAAATCTTCTTTCTATGGTAATGTACACTTCAAAACATTCACATTCTCATGACtagggaatattttatttttgataaagctagaatatatatatatatatatatatatattcatgagAATTAAGATGTATAGGGAAATTATAATTCTCAAGAAttttgtcaaatgaataatcAAATATTCTCAATTATTAACATTTCTCTTATTGAATTCTTATGTAAAGAATACATCCTTGAATAGTTAAATCTTCTTTctaggggaaattacactttaccaccttAAACTATCCActagattacactttgcaccctaaattaTCTGACTGCACACCTTACACCCTAAACTATCACACTTATCACGCTTTGCACCCCGATGTTATTTTTACTGTTATATTTAACAGAATCTTATTGCATGTGACAAGCACATGCTTCTTACTTAGatggaacaaaattaaaagactgAAACACCCTTcctcaaaattaattaaaacaaaacctaaattttTCCACACCTCCCTCTATCTCACGTGGGGCCATCCTCTTCGTTTGCACtgtttctaaataaaaaaaaacacgcagCTTCATGCAGCTTTAGAgtttctcttgtatcttccttggCCATTGACAAAGTTCAAATCTTCTATTAAAGGTTAGCAAAATCAAAATGCACGGATGTGATTTTGAGAAACACAGTCTCAAATTCACGGATGTAATTCTTgactgattttttttctttttctttttatcattctttttatcGTTCTCTTCTTGACTGATTTTGAGAAACACAAAGTCCCAAACACAAAGTCCTCGTACCTGCTTTAGCATAAGTCTCCCCCACAAgggccaccaccaccaccaaataaataatataaaaaaacataataataataaaataaaatgtaatatcTGATCACAACGCAGAAATGCTTTGAATTCCACAAATTGCAAATCAAATATCTGCAAATATCTGAGAATTTACCACTTGTCACAAATTGCTAAATTGTATGATACAATACCATGGCCTTAATAAGTGTACAAATAACATGCAAATCATTGCTGgaaagcaaaatatttttgaacTCACAGGGTACCTGGTACTAAACCACCATGATAAAGTGCTTTGAGTTCCACATGATGATGACACAAAATAAAGTGCTTTGACATTAATagctttattctttttttttttttttttgaggaaacagCTTTACTCATTGAGAAGGGTGTTTTAGtcttttacttttgtttcaCCTAAGTAAGACGCGTGTGCTTGTCACATGCAACAAGATTCTGTTAAATATAACAGTAAAAATAACATCGGGGTGCAAAGCGTGATAAGTGTGATAGTTTAGAGTGCAAAGTGTGCAGTcagatagtttagggtgcaaagtgtaatctagTGGATAGTTTaaggtggtaaagtgtaatttccccctTCTTTCTACAGTAATGTACACTTCAAAACATTCACATTCTCATGAATACTAGggaatgttttatttttgataaagcTAGAATAAAACTCTCAATTAGAAAACTTTCAATGGACATGAATAAAACTTTCCTTTATTAGATTTCAAttccttccccccccccccccccctcccttttCTTCTACTAGGTTTAAGAAAAGTTTAACTGTGCTTCAACCTCTAATAAgaaaatgacatatgttcctatcATGAATAGTGCACATAACTCACTTTATTGATTAAGTTAAGTAAGTCATGTACATTACACATAACAGAGAcacatatcattttttttataggaggTTGAAACATATGGCTCCAACCATGTTTGaaaccaaactttgtccttaggTTCATGGTATTGCTATTATGgacatatttttttctctaatctGGTTTGGAGAAAAGTTCATCCAAACCATTATGTGGCAACTCAAGAAACTATCCACGTGTAATTGTGATTTGTTTATATGATTTAATACAtgtatatagttttataaacaATCATATAACGAGTTTAAAGAGATTTATCCAATTTATGTAACCACACATTCATATGAGTGTGGTTAAATATCAACAAGAAGGCCTTTCAATCCAGTACTTGATCGCCATAAATCATGGAAGAAACAGAATCATTTTATCattaagtactttttttttggggtactctaatattaataatttttctaatatagtctttattttatttaaaaagacaatgacaaaatttagctaccaAATTGATTGAActtaaggttacaaccttactcaatatcattaaaattattacatatttcGAAAATATAaatgttgaattgcatgttctttatgctcttaatatacatgtcaaattttttactaatcagatattatttactatataatctataagattatattttatacataattttaaattataaaaacttgcaatttaaaaattttattgatgaaattgctattgatctttaattttgtagaaattttacaagcatagaaaatagaagaaaaaaaatgtaatccaatagtagatttgtcaaaattcacatctaataaaaagatattaagtaaggttgtaaacttgtaattttatattacaaccaattttgtagctaaattttgttcaaaagACAATACTtcccatttcttttttctataattttatgCCTTTATTTGGATTTAAATTAAGTAAAGAAATTTTGAAAGCTTTAGTAGCTTTTATTTGAAAAGCAATGCATCTATTAATGTTACCTTAAAATATGATTTGGTATACAGAACAGAACCAACAAAAAGAGCATTAGTTTGGTTTGAGATTCAAATGTTTAGCCttgtatttcttttattttcttttttctagggATCGAACCTAGATGTTCCCATTGGAGACACCAAGAAGCGTCATCCAAATCCAATCACAGGTATTACCAATTCATTGCAGCAAGCACGGTGCCCTCCTTCCTTCTAGCCTACGCATTTAGTAATTGACCCATATATTGCCAAACTTTTATAACAAGGATACGAGAGGACGCCCATAGCAGTTAGgacctgtttggattgagggaaaaaggaaaaacagtgAAAGAGAGTAAAGTAAAATAAAGTATAATAAGCtaaaaatatgataattttaAACCAATTTTACTCTATCCTACCTACTCTCCTACTTCTCCCTCCATGACCGTtagtctctcttttctttctttgcctCTGATATGACGGGAATCTGAATCCCAGTGTGgtccaaaattaaaaactgcTGCTTTTATGGCCGCACTATTTCATAGCAAAGCGATAGTGCAAATACGACAGAATCTGTCAGTAGCCAAATCAATAATTAGTAAATAACAAATGACCACACGTCACTCGGATCGCTTCATGTTCAACCCCTTTCCCTACGAACAAAATGTACTTGGAAATGGAACAAATCCCGTTCATTCATCCCTCCAAGAACATGAAATATAGGTAAAATTTCAGCACTCTCTATCTCTGTCTCACAACACAAATATTCTCTCATGCATCTAAAATTTTAAGCTTGTGAGATTGACATGGAAACAATGTGGCATCCCTTCCACTTGGCAAGAGAATGGTCCcatataatatcaaattatatttCCACTACtaaccaaaaaagaatacaaagttTCTGTAAAACCACCTTAACAAGACATTAGGATCCACCAAAAAAACCCTACCACCAAAGCTGCTCCGTGAGGGAAGTGTAAGTTAACTTTCTAACACACCTTACAACTCCTCCTACAGTAGCCAGGAAGCTCTGGAGATCCAACCATATACTCCGGGTTCTTCGTGCACTCTCCAAGTGCAGCCCATCTGTCACAGCTATCATTCAGATCAGTGCAGTTTCCACTAGCTGGGTTCAAGATCTTGTCAAACGAGTCCACATGAATCCACTTTGTTGCTGACCATTTCTCACCTTCAATCACAGGGCAACCTGCGTGGAGACTGTTTGTGTCTGGAATGGCAGTTGGGTGGAGACTGAAGAAAAGAAGTGCATCCCCTCTTCGTGGTTTCACTAAGGATTTCCAATGCGAGGTTGGAAGATAACAGAAACCATGTCAACTTATTGAAAAGGCAACAATGTGAATGCACAACAGCAATAATAAGTTGACCAGTGGCTCACCTGCTATTCCTTTTTTTGCACATTCAGAGAGATCACCATTTGTTTCAGAAGCTTTACGCCGTGGGGGTTCCTGTTGGCAGATTGGCatacataaatttaaataaccaaaataatataaagaaaataatcagGTCAGCAAATGTTCCAACATGCTCATAGAAGGAGAAAAGTTCCAacctccgccaccctccaacaacaaaagagaaaccaacaaaaaaggaaaagaaaatccaaattttCTGTATTAAATATCAAAATTGAAGAGGAGCATTGCATCATCCCCACCATACAGGTTAAGTGCATGTATGATGGTTGTGTCCCTCTTTTATCTTTTAAGAGTTCAATGAATATctgcttctctttttctttttttttttcttttttctggaaAAGTTTTGCCAAGAATGTCAAAGAAGGTTGACTGCAattatgaatataaaaaatttctaatgaaAATGAACAGAGTCAACACTTGAACTGACCTCTGCTTCAGGGAACACTGTTTCGCCACCTTTGGCCACATCAGTAAGATACATGAGTACTGTTGCAATTCGGTGTCCACCCCGGGCTATATTAACCTTGTCGGCAAAGTAATCATAGTGTGGGTCATATTTCTGCCCAGGCTCATATCTTAACACTTGTATGTCCTCCCCATTTTCTGAAATTCAAGGAACACAAATCATATCTAGTTCATGTTCCAGTATCAAGACGAAGAAATCAAGCTGTATCATTTCACATATTACAAGATGGACATTGATAATACACTTTCCTAATGATATCTACAATGTAACACACATTTGACCATACATAAAAATGGtgttttccacattttttttgggtaagttatACATGCACCCAGTGGGTCATGAATCCACTGCCTCACCCTCCATCCAATTAAAATGGGAGGAAGAAATGCTAGTTGAGCATAGCTCATTGGCAAAATTCTTTCCGTTTGATTATATCATATtctgaattataaaaaaagtttattgaccTGTGTAGATGGGATTCAGAAGGCCTTGATAGCATGGCCAGAATTGCGGATTTAGCAATATTAAGAGAGTGAGGAGCCACAAAACCTTTTGTGGCAGACCCTACATGTAACTCCCCCCCTCCCTCTTTTAACcggtaagttacacacacagAATGAGTCTTGAAACCACATCTTTACcctttatttattctttatgaAGGGAGGAAATGCCACTTGAGATAAGCCTCATTTCCACAAACCATTAACTCTAAATCCTAATCAGTTCTGAATTCTAAACAGTCTTGCATCATCTGTATATGGAAAGTTCACTAATGAAGCTATGTGACATATGACAGATTGCTCAGCTATCATACCTGATGCAAGAATTAAGCTTACCACCATAAATTTTgtaccttctttttttgttaagacTTAAGATGAATTTTCTACCTTAAGGTTATCGTCAACGTTGAAACTGTTGTTGGTTGTTGGGGCTTAGAGAAATAGGAAATAGGGAATAGAAAAAAAGGTTTTACCGGTTCATTTCAATGGTTTCAAGTATGGTTTACTGCAGGAAGTTAACCAAAGTTTTATAGAGCAATCACAATGAGCAAAGAAGGTATCACACCCTTGAGAGCAGCTTAAAAGTCACTTTAAATTCTCTCCATTGATGCCATAAAATTCTATAGATTACAATGCTCTTTTTAAGGGCAGCCGTGACATCCTTTTAAGAATGggaatcaaatataaatgggAATTCAGAATGTATGACTAGTAAACTAACATGGAAGCTCCTTAACAAGTGAAACCAAACATAGAAAGCTAGGAAATAATCCTACTGAGAATATTTATCCAtggaaaaaaaaaccaacagaGAATTATACACGTGGGCCACATCTAAATCCCTTCCAGAAAATATGGAAATTGCCTGATTATGATTGgctcaataaaaaatatgaagaaaggaataaataaaaagtaaaaaagaactGATGGGCGAAGCAGCATAGGAGCATGAAGATTATCTTCACTTATAGAACATCTCTCCTTGTGACAcacttttgttattttaggGGTAGACAAAAGCATATATCCAATCAGTAAATcaacttatttcttttcttaatagAATCACAATTATCTTTCATTCAACAAACAAACTTGAAGTGATTATACAAAAATATCTAGATAATGATTGCATTAATAGCCCCCACCATAAAAGAAGGAGTGCATACACAAAGGGCATACCTTTTGGAAGAAATGTCCATGTAGCTAACTTGTCCTCTATACCAGAAACAATAGGATCCTACAAAAGAATGATAAGAGTGAAAAACTTGTACCTGTTATAGACAGCAAAATATGAGGTAATTGAAatggaaaagtaagcaatcaagTATGAGCTTTAAACACAAGGGAAAAGAACTAAAGAAAGCATAATCAAGTAGACCCACAACCAAACACTAAATCAATAGAAAGGATTAAGACTGTATTTCACCCAAATGAGTACTTTAGGTTCTTTGGTGTAAAAGAACTCACAAAAGGAACACATAATTTTGATCATTATCAACTAAAGCAAAATTATCAAAGTTTTTTGGGGTTATGTATTCCTATTTTAGAACCAAAATGTTAAGAGAAGTTTGAAATGCCGACAATTATAATGCAATAATAACTCCTTCTAAgcaaataaaattaacaaagtAGAAAGACACTAACTTTTACTTCATAAAAGAAACCTACAACATGACTAAACATGCCAAACAAGGAAGATAGCATATATGTTACTCATCTAGGAAATATTTAGAGAGAACTCAGAATTTAAATGACTCGAA
It encodes the following:
- the LOC126689211 gene encoding probable prolyl 4-hydroxylase 4, producing the protein MVWSHLFLFLVSISSILRESSSSYAASASSIINPAKAKQVSWKPRAFVYEGLLTDLECDHLISLAKSELKRSAVADNESGKSKLSEVRTSSGMFINKGKDPIVSGIEDKLATWTFLPKENGEDIQVLRYEPGQKYDPHYDYFADKVNIARGGHRIATVLMYLTDVAKGGETVFPEAEEPPRRKASETNGDLSECAKKGIAVKPRRGDALLFFSLHPTAIPDTNSLHAGCPVIEGEKWSATKWIHVDSFDKILNPASGNCTDLNDSCDRWAALGECTKNPEYMVGSPELPGYCRRSCKVC